In a single window of the Verrucomicrobia bacterium CG1_02_43_26 genome:
- a CDS encoding GDP-mannose 4,6-dehydratase has protein sequence MKRALITGITGQDGSYLAELLLSKGYEVHGLTRSSSPLNSTAPISNKCDTETNNKAILHYVDLADAFNLTELLENIRPDEIYNLAAQSHVRVSFDAPEYTADVTGIGTLRILEAVRKAGLLHHARFYQASSSEMYGKVQESPQSEATPFHPRSPYACAKIFAYYSTLNYRESHKLHASNGILFNHESPRRGETFVTRKITRAATRIKLGLQDKLVLGNLDAKRDWGYAPDYVEAMWLMLQQDNPDDYVIATGKTHSIREFCQEAFGLLDLDWEKYVDYDPQLRRLTEVDLIQGDSSKAKRVLGWEPRTSFKNLVHLMIKSDLALAKTELANQENDSVLTKQ, from the coding sequence ATGAAACGCGCCCTCATCACAGGTATTACTGGCCAAGACGGCTCTTATTTAGCAGAACTTCTCCTCAGCAAGGGATACGAAGTACATGGCCTTACGCGCAGTTCTTCCCCATTAAACTCCACAGCCCCGATCTCTAACAAATGTGATACAGAAACGAATAACAAAGCTATTCTTCACTATGTTGATCTTGCAGATGCATTCAATTTAACAGAGCTTTTAGAGAACATTCGCCCAGATGAAATTTATAATTTGGCTGCCCAAAGCCATGTACGTGTATCTTTCGATGCCCCAGAATATACCGCCGATGTTACAGGCATCGGCACACTACGCATTTTAGAAGCGGTACGAAAAGCCGGTCTATTGCATCATGCTCGCTTTTATCAAGCTTCTTCTTCAGAAATGTATGGTAAAGTGCAAGAAAGCCCTCAAAGCGAAGCAACCCCGTTCCATCCTCGCTCGCCTTACGCTTGCGCCAAAATCTTTGCCTACTATTCAACCCTCAACTATCGAGAATCTCATAAACTTCACGCTTCTAATGGTATTTTGTTTAACCATGAATCCCCTAGAAGAGGAGAAACATTTGTCACTCGCAAGATCACGCGCGCAGCAACACGGATCAAATTAGGCCTACAAGATAAACTTGTACTCGGAAATTTAGACGCTAAACGTGACTGGGGCTATGCTCCAGATTATGTTGAAGCCATGTGGCTCATGCTTCAGCAAGATAATCCGGACGATTATGTCATTGCCACAGGCAAAACTCACTCAATCCGTGAATTTTGCCAAGAAGCGTTTGGTCTCCTCGATCTAGATTGGGAAAAATATGTCGATTACGACCCTCAGCTAAGAAGACTCACCGAAGTTGATCTCATCCAAGGAGACTCCTCTAAAGCCAAAAGGGTGCTCGGTTGGGAGCCAAGAACATCATTCAAAAACCTAGTGCACCTTATGATCAAGTCTGATTTAGCGCTTGCTAAAACCGAACTAGCTAATCAAGAAAACGATTCTGTACTAACAAAACAATAA
- a CDS encoding GDP-mannose 4,6-dehydratase — protein sequence MKRALITGITGQDGSYLAELLLSKGYEVHGIIRRSSSFNTNRIDHLYKDVHSNNNKMILHYSDLSDAVSLIKLLYSIRPDEIYNLGAQSHVRVSFDVPEYTGDITGLGTLRLLEAIRESGLLEHIRFYQASSSEMYGKVLETPQKETTPFYPRSPYACAKVFAHYLTVNYRESYNLHASNGILFNHESPRRGETFVTRKITHAAARIKLGIQDKLFLGNLDAKRDWGHAQDYVEAMWLMLQQDNPDDYVIATGETHSVREFCQEAFQLLDLDWEKYVDYDPRYERPTEVDLLLGDPSKAKKILGWEPKTSFKELVRLMIEADLTLAKREQAAQSVIA from the coding sequence ATGAAACGTGCACTCATTACAGGTATAACTGGGCAAGACGGCTCTTACTTGGCAGAACTTCTCCTCAGCAAGGGATATGAAGTTCATGGCATCATCCGTCGCTCCTCCTCATTTAATACGAATCGCATCGACCACCTTTATAAAGATGTACATTCGAATAATAATAAAATGATACTGCATTACAGTGATCTTTCTGATGCCGTCAGCTTGATCAAGCTTCTTTACAGTATTCGTCCCGATGAGATTTATAATCTCGGTGCCCAAAGTCACGTAAGGGTTTCATTTGATGTGCCTGAATATACGGGCGATATAACGGGCCTGGGCACATTACGCCTCTTAGAAGCCATTCGTGAATCCGGTCTACTCGAGCATATCCGCTTCTACCAAGCCTCTTCTTCGGAAATGTATGGTAAGGTTTTAGAAACTCCACAAAAGGAAACAACACCCTTCTATCCACGTTCTCCTTATGCTTGTGCAAAAGTTTTCGCTCATTATTTAACGGTTAATTATAGAGAATCCTATAATCTACACGCATCAAACGGTATTTTATTTAACCATGAATCCCCTAGACGCGGTGAAACATTTGTCACCCGCAAGATCACTCACGCAGCAGCTCGTATCAAACTCGGCATACAAGATAAACTCTTTTTAGGAAACCTCGATGCTAAACGCGACTGGGGCCATGCCCAGGATTATGTGGAGGCGATGTGGCTTATGCTCCAGCAAGATAATCCAGACGATTACGTCATCGCCACAGGAGAAACTCACTCCGTACGCGAGTTCTGCCAAGAAGCGTTTCAGCTGCTTGACCTAGACTGGGAAAAATACGTTGATTACGATCCTCGTTACGAAAGACCTACAGAGGTAGACCTTCTTCTAGGCGATCCATCGAAGGCCAAAAAAATTCTCGGCTGGGAACCAAAAACATCTTTCAAAGAACTGGTTCGTCTTATGATCGAGGCTGATTTGACACTTGCAAAACGAGAGCAAGCTGCCCAATCTGTGATCGCTTAA
- a CDS encoding GDP-fucose synthetase, with amino-acid sequence MELTDKIFIAGHRGMVGSAIQRNLENRGYTNILTQTRQELDLCDAAKTFQYLKQATPDVVIIAAARVGGIHANNTYPAEFLYENLAIAQNLIHSSYLTNVKRLLFLGSACIYPRNAPQPMHEDYLLTSPLEPTNEAYAIAKICGLKLCQFYRQQYGVLFHSAMPNNLYGPGDNYHPENSHVLPALIRRFHEAKENNSPEVAIWGTGSPRREFLYVEDLADGIFHILNHPTPPDWVNLGIGADVTIKEVAEIIKDVVQYKGNITFDSSKPDGTPRKLLDTSKMEALGWKATTGLKEGIKATYQDFCKNYANNTVRVL; translated from the coding sequence ATGGAACTCACTGACAAAATCTTCATAGCCGGCCATCGCGGAATGGTCGGTTCCGCTATTCAGCGCAACCTGGAAAATCGAGGTTATACAAACATCCTCACGCAAACACGTCAAGAGCTTGACCTCTGTGATGCCGCAAAAACATTCCAATACCTGAAGCAAGCTACACCGGATGTGGTCATCATCGCCGCCGCAAGGGTTGGGGGCATCCACGCAAATAACACATACCCTGCCGAGTTCCTTTACGAAAACCTGGCAATCGCTCAAAACCTAATCCACTCTTCGTATTTAACAAATGTTAAACGTCTTTTATTTCTCGGTAGCGCTTGCATTTACCCAAGGAATGCCCCTCAACCGATGCATGAGGACTATCTTTTAACAAGCCCGCTTGAGCCCACCAACGAAGCCTACGCGATTGCTAAAATTTGCGGCTTAAAGCTTTGTCAATTTTATCGCCAACAATACGGCGTTTTATTCCACTCCGCTATGCCGAACAACCTCTACGGCCCAGGAGATAACTACCATCCTGAAAATTCACACGTCCTGCCTGCTCTTATTCGTCGTTTTCATGAGGCTAAGGAAAACAACTCCCCTGAAGTAGCTATTTGGGGCACAGGCTCGCCTCGTCGTGAATTCTTGTATGTAGAAGACTTGGCAGACGGCATTTTCCACATCCTAAACCACCCCACGCCACCCGATTGGGTGAACTTGGGCATCGGTGCCGATGTTACCATCAAAGAAGTTGCTGAAATCATCAAAGATGTTGTCCAATACAAGGGTAACATTACTTTTGATTCCTCAAAACCAGATGGTACTCCTCGCAAACTTTTAGACACGTCAAAAATGGAAGCTCTCGGATGGAAGGCTACTACAGGCCTAAAAGAAGGCATTAAAGCAACGTACCAGGATTTTTGCAAAAACTACGCAAACAACACGGTACGGGTGCTCTAA
- a CDS encoding MBL fold metallo-hydrolase has protein sequence MKVIFLGTGTSEGVPVIAHDQPGLDLKNPKNWRTRSCVHVEMGGCHIQIDAGQEFRLQCLWHGVRTVDYFILTHGHADHVLGMDDLRRFCQESAIPVYSTEEGLGRVRAVFSYAILDKPLVRGYPAFQLHKMPKRLEVPGGVIYATILPHPPITVLGLVFEEAGTGKRFAYYSDCKTVTEEGQELARGADLVVLDGLRPLEHPSHMTIDEAVAMANIIGGKQTYLTHMTCHIDYDTWQQKMPEGVELAYDGLEVRI, from the coding sequence ATGAAAGTTATTTTTTTAGGGACAGGAACATCGGAAGGTGTGCCCGTGATTGCGCATGATCAACCGGGACTGGACCTGAAGAACCCGAAAAACTGGAGAACCAGGAGCTGTGTACATGTTGAGATGGGAGGCTGCCATATCCAAATAGATGCGGGGCAAGAATTCCGATTGCAGTGCCTATGGCACGGGGTACGCACCGTGGATTACTTTATTTTGACGCATGGCCACGCAGACCACGTTTTAGGAATGGATGACCTGCGACGCTTTTGCCAAGAAAGCGCTATACCGGTGTATAGTACAGAAGAAGGATTGGGGCGTGTGAGAGCTGTTTTTTCATATGCTATCTTAGATAAGCCCTTGGTTCGCGGATACCCTGCCTTTCAGTTACACAAGATGCCAAAGCGATTAGAAGTGCCCGGGGGCGTTATTTACGCTACTATTTTGCCGCACCCTCCGATAACTGTTTTGGGACTGGTGTTCGAAGAAGCAGGAACGGGCAAACGATTCGCTTACTATAGTGATTGCAAGACCGTGACCGAAGAAGGACAAGAATTGGCCAGAGGGGCGGATCTTGTGGTGCTTGATGGATTGCGCCCCTTGGAACACCCAAGCCACATGACGATTGATGAAGCGGTTGCGATGGCGAATATTATTGGCGGAAAGCAGACTTATTTGACGCATATGACCTGTCATATTGATTACGATACCTGGCAGCAAAAAATGCCGGAAGGTGTTGAGTTGGCGTATGATGGGCTTGAAGTAAGGATTTAG
- a CDS encoding transcriptional regulator (indirectly regulates nitrogen metabolism; at high nitrogen levels P-II prevents the phosphorylation of NR-I, the transcriptional activator of the glutamine synthetase gene (glnA); at low nitrogen levels P-II is uridylylated to form PII-UMP and interacts with an adenylyltransferase (GlnE) that activates GlnA) → MKLVKAIIKPFKLDDVKEALAEVGVEGLTVIEVKGFGRQKGHTEIYRGSEYTVDFLPKIMLEIVVKDEMVQEVIDAILKSARTGKIGDGKIFVMPLEASVRIRTGEYGEESL, encoded by the coding sequence ATGAAATTAGTAAAAGCGATTATAAAGCCATTTAAGCTAGACGATGTAAAAGAAGCACTGGCTGAGGTTGGCGTAGAAGGACTTACGGTAATAGAAGTAAAAGGCTTTGGTCGACAGAAAGGCCATACAGAAATCTATAGAGGCAGCGAGTACACGGTAGATTTCTTGCCAAAAATCATGCTGGAAATCGTTGTGAAAGACGAAATGGTGCAAGAAGTTATAGATGCGATCTTAAAATCTGCCAGAACAGGTAAGATAGGAGATGGCAAGATATTTGTCATGCCGTTGGAAGCATCCGTTCGCATTCGTACAGGCGAGTACGGGGAAGAAAGCTTATAA
- a CDS encoding GTP cyclohydrolase, with product MNIKDKERECMVNGKSRMKVYDEAFEVTDSYLDSLPDTQETLTESTLMGKAIPHVGISGFRLPIHIAMKDGGGRELDAKVDGGVTIEKHVRGAHMSRLARIFYQHRVDVFRLESIEPIIREQESKLGTKGGRLKLSFRYPIKQKSLRSELEGHQYYPVSYEGRIGADGVFRKFIHFEYTYSSACPCSSALSEHAREWRNQYGVPHSQRSKAFLSVEVAEEATLWIDDLQEMCLSALKTEVQVMVKREDEQAFAELNGAHLKFVEDAARLLYRELDNDIRIKDFRVKCQHYESLHPYDVEAIICKGVTGGFGAEI from the coding sequence ATGAATATCAAGGATAAGGAGCGTGAGTGTATGGTGAACGGGAAAAGCCGCATGAAAGTATATGATGAAGCATTTGAAGTAACCGACAGTTATTTAGACAGCTTGCCAGATACACAGGAAACATTGACGGAAAGTACGCTGATGGGGAAAGCGATTCCGCATGTGGGGATTAGTGGATTTCGATTACCGATTCATATTGCGATGAAAGACGGTGGTGGGCGAGAGCTTGATGCGAAGGTAGATGGTGGAGTTACTATTGAGAAGCATGTGAGAGGGGCTCATATGTCTCGGCTAGCGAGAATTTTTTATCAACACAGGGTAGATGTATTTCGATTAGAATCCATAGAGCCAATTATACGCGAGCAGGAAAGCAAGCTAGGAACAAAAGGAGGGCGCTTGAAATTAAGCTTTCGCTATCCCATCAAGCAAAAGAGCTTGAGGAGTGAGTTGGAAGGCCATCAATATTATCCTGTTTCCTATGAAGGACGAATAGGGGCAGATGGTGTGTTTCGCAAATTTATACATTTTGAATATACCTATAGTTCAGCGTGCCCCTGTTCATCGGCGCTTTCGGAGCACGCAAGAGAATGGCGCAACCAATATGGCGTTCCTCATTCTCAACGCAGTAAAGCGTTTTTAAGCGTAGAAGTGGCGGAGGAAGCGACCTTATGGATTGACGATTTGCAAGAGATGTGCCTAAGCGCGCTCAAGACAGAAGTGCAAGTGATGGTAAAGCGCGAAGACGAGCAAGCCTTTGCGGAACTGAACGGAGCACACTTGAAGTTTGTAGAAGACGCGGCACGATTGCTATACAGGGAACTTGACAACGATATACGGATAAAAGATTTTCGCGTAAAGTGCCAGCATTATGAATCGTTGCACCCCTATGATGTAGAAGCAATTATTTGCAAAGGAGTGACAGGTGGATTTGGCGCTGAGATATAA